In Lacibacter sp. H375, one DNA window encodes the following:
- a CDS encoding aceric acid hydrolase has translation MKRLSAILLLTVLVLNQTSAQTSLVNTQGSSYAKLTGVGMSDVQWTKGFWAERFAVCRDAMLPQLWQTYTSKDICYSFQNFRVAAGLDTGRFRGPSFHDGDFYKTLEAVAAMYATTKDPQLEKWMDEAIDVIGKAQKTDGYIYTKNIIEQKKSGKEKMFDDQLSFEAYNFGHLMTAACVHYRATGKATLLNIAKKAADFLIGFYSSASPELARNAICPSHYMGLTELYRTTNDKKYLDLVIHLINIRGTVEGTDDNSDRAPFREMNKVVGHAVRANYLFAGVADVYAETGDVTLMNTLNKMWNNVINTKMYVTGGCGALYDGVSVDGTAYKPDTVQKVHQSYGRDYQLPNFSAHNETCANIGNVLWNWRMFLLTGESKYADIVELTLYNSVLSGVSMDGSKYFYTNPLAATTNYPYHLRWEGGRVPYISKSNCCPPNVVRTIAEVNSYMYSIGEKGLYINMYGGNTLATELHDGTKIKLEQTTNYPWDGKIVITIKEATDKPVNIFLRIPGWSKAYTLKINNTFPKVRDRDGGFVIAGRKWSAGDKIELVFDMPATLIESNPLVEETRNQVTVKRGPVVYCLESSDLPQQKVFDVVIPSNIKLQPVAMKIDNGNVMALTGEARLLDQNQWNNTLYKEVNTKLKPVDIKLIPYYAWANRGKTDMTVWLPLMR, from the coding sequence ATGAAAAGACTAAGTGCAATTTTGTTACTGACAGTTTTAGTGCTGAATCAAACTTCAGCACAAACAAGTTTGGTCAATACGCAAGGCAGCAGTTACGCTAAACTTACTGGCGTCGGCATGAGCGATGTGCAGTGGACAAAAGGTTTTTGGGCCGAACGTTTTGCTGTTTGTCGTGATGCGATGTTGCCGCAGCTTTGGCAAACCTATACCAGCAAAGACATCTGTTATTCATTTCAGAATTTCAGAGTTGCTGCCGGTTTAGATACCGGTCGTTTCCGTGGTCCATCTTTTCATGATGGCGATTTTTATAAAACACTGGAAGCAGTGGCAGCGATGTATGCAACAACCAAAGATCCGCAATTGGAGAAATGGATGGATGAAGCGATTGATGTAATTGGCAAAGCACAAAAGACCGATGGTTATATCTATACCAAGAATATTATTGAGCAAAAGAAATCAGGTAAAGAAAAAATGTTTGATGACCAGTTAAGTTTTGAAGCTTACAACTTTGGTCATTTAATGACAGCGGCTTGCGTGCATTACCGTGCAACAGGGAAAGCAACATTGCTCAACATCGCAAAGAAAGCAGCTGACTTCTTAATTGGTTTTTATAGTTCAGCCTCTCCTGAATTGGCAAGGAATGCGATTTGTCCTTCGCATTACATGGGTTTAACAGAATTGTATCGCACAACAAACGATAAAAAGTATTTAGATCTTGTTATTCATCTCATCAACATTCGTGGTACGGTTGAAGGAACAGATGATAACAGCGACCGTGCACCTTTCCGTGAAATGAACAAAGTGGTGGGTCATGCAGTACGTGCAAACTACTTGTTTGCAGGTGTTGCCGATGTATATGCCGAAACAGGCGACGTAACATTGATGAACACGTTGAATAAAATGTGGAATAACGTCATCAATACAAAAATGTATGTAACCGGAGGTTGTGGTGCGTTGTATGATGGTGTTAGTGTGGATGGTACTGCTTACAAGCCGGATACTGTTCAGAAAGTACATCAGAGTTATGGACGGGATTATCAATTGCCAAACTTCAGTGCACACAATGAAACCTGCGCCAACATCGGTAATGTGTTATGGAACTGGCGAATGTTTTTATTAACCGGTGAAAGCAAGTATGCAGATATTGTTGAACTCACTTTATACAACAGTGTATTGAGCGGTGTAAGCATGGACGGTTCAAAATATTTTTATACTAATCCATTGGCAGCAACAACGAACTATCCATATCATTTGCGTTGGGAAGGTGGAAGAGTGCCTTATATCAGCAAATCGAATTGTTGTCCGCCGAATGTTGTCCGCACAATTGCAGAAGTAAACAGCTACATGTACAGCATTGGCGAAAAAGGTTTGTACATTAATATGTATGGCGGCAACACACTTGCTACGGAATTGCATGATGGTACAAAGATCAAACTTGAACAGACAACGAACTACCCTTGGGATGGAAAGATTGTGATTACAATCAAAGAAGCTACAGATAAACCTGTGAATATCTTCTTACGCATACCAGGTTGGAGTAAAGCGTATACGTTGAAGATTAATAACACATTTCCGAAAGTGAGAGACAGAGATGGCGGCTTTGTTATTGCAGGAAGAAAATGGAGTGCCGGTGATAAAATTGAATTGGTTTTTGATATGCCTGCGACATTGATCGAAAGCAATCCATTGGTGGAAGAAACAAGAAACCAGGTAACGGTGAAACGTGGACCTGTTGTGTATTGCCTTGAATCAAGTGATTTGCCTCAACAAAAAGTATTTGATGTAGTGATTCCATCAAATATTAAACTGCAACCAGTGGCAATGAAAATTGATAATGGGAACGTAATGGCATTAACTGGTGAAGCAAGACTGCTTGATCAGAATCAATGGAACAATACATTGTACAAAGAAGTAAATACAAAACTCAAACCTGTCGACATAAAACTCATTCCTTACTATGCCTGGGCAAACAGGGGAAAAACGGATATGACGGTTTGGTTGCCTTTAATGAGATAA
- a CDS encoding ribulose-bisphosphate carboxylase large subunit family protein, protein MERITATYFIETPYAPEKAAAVLAGEQSSGTFVAVPGETEELKQRFAARVESVDVLETVNEPAIPGASSKDGKYRRAIVKVSWSIENFGYNLPVMVSTLQGNLYEITQFTGLKLMDIELPASFGQHFKGPAFGIEGCRTLTGVKDRPLIGTIIKPSIGLSVEQTASMVKTLAEAGIDFVKDDELLSSSANSNFNDRVDAVMNVINAHADKTGKKVMYAFNLSGEVDEMLQRYEKIVKSGGTCAMISINSVGLAAAKKIMDQRQLAIHAHRNGWGMMTRHPLLGIDYKAYQKIWRLAGADQMHVNGIQNKFWESDDSVVASIEACLTKMFDHKTVVPVVSSGQWGGQAFETYRRTKTVDLLYMAGGGIMAHPMGAAAGVVALQQAWKAAVDGLTLEEAAKLYKEFAAAVEKFGKK, encoded by the coding sequence ATGGAACGGATTACAGCAACATATTTTATTGAAACGCCGTATGCGCCGGAAAAAGCAGCGGCGGTATTGGCAGGTGAGCAATCATCCGGAACATTTGTAGCAGTGCCCGGCGAAACCGAAGAACTCAAACAACGTTTTGCTGCAAGAGTTGAATCGGTTGATGTATTGGAAACCGTGAATGAACCAGCCATTCCCGGAGCATCAAGCAAGGATGGGAAGTACCGCCGTGCCATTGTGAAAGTATCGTGGAGTATTGAAAACTTCGGTTATAACCTTCCTGTGATGGTTTCAACCTTACAAGGAAATTTATACGAGATCACACAGTTCACCGGTTTGAAGTTGATGGATATAGAATTGCCTGCCTCATTCGGCCAACATTTCAAAGGCCCTGCATTTGGTATTGAAGGTTGCAGAACATTAACCGGAGTAAAGGATCGTCCGTTGATCGGCACCATCATCAAACCATCGATCGGATTATCAGTCGAGCAAACTGCTTCGATGGTGAAAACTTTAGCTGAAGCAGGAATTGATTTTGTAAAAGATGATGAACTGCTTTCTTCATCTGCCAATTCAAATTTCAATGATCGTGTTGATGCGGTGATGAATGTCATTAATGCACATGCAGATAAAACAGGTAAGAAAGTAATGTATGCGTTCAACCTCAGTGGCGAAGTAGATGAAATGCTGCAACGTTATGAGAAGATCGTTAAGAGTGGCGGCACTTGTGCCATGATCAGTATTAACAGCGTTGGGTTGGCAGCTGCAAAAAAAATCATGGATCAACGACAGTTGGCTATTCATGCACATCGCAACGGTTGGGGTATGATGACAAGACACCCTTTGCTGGGAATTGACTATAAAGCCTATCAAAAAATATGGCGATTGGCTGGTGCAGATCAAATGCATGTCAACGGTATACAAAATAAATTCTGGGAGAGCGATGATAGTGTGGTGGCATCCATTGAAGCATGCTTAACAAAAATGTTCGATCATAAAACGGTTGTGCCGGTGGTATCATCGGGCCAGTGGGGTGGACAGGCATTTGAAACCTATCGCAGAACAAAAACTGTTGATCTCTTGTACATGGCCGGTGGCGGTATTATGGCGCACCCAATGGGAGCAGCAGCAGGTGTGGTGGCATTGCAACAGGCATGGAAAGCAGCTGTTGATGGATTGACGTTGGAAGAAGCAGCGAAGCTGTATAAAGAATTTGCGGCAGCGGTTGAAAAATTCGGTAAGAAGTAG
- a CDS encoding four-carbon acid sugar kinase family protein → MNNNQNILLAFYGDDFTGSTDALEFITRAGAKAVLFIEPPTTEQLQQFPQMDVIGVAGKTRSLSPMQMKEILIPAFEQLKASSAKHVHYKVCSTFDSSPAVGSIGQAIDCGAEVFQNKLIPMLGGAPSLGRYCVFGNLFARMGIGSNGNIYRLDRHPSMSKHPVTPADESDLRLHIGKQTNKTIGLIDITHIEQPIKRWAESIRDEEVVLVDVMDELQLIKIGEWMAQLEENKTLFSVGGSSVEAALGNYWNEKKILNPETQWKHPGKAESLLVISGSCSPVTAAQIELAKANGFAEVVLDAVRIVNENTVDAAIGGHVAMLLQEQKKVIVHTGAKELENLSSEKLGTALGSIAKQAVMHTNVKRVVLAGGDTSSYAARAMEIDAVEMIAPLVSGAPLCKAYSKNEKINGLEVNFKGGQVGAENYFGVLLNGEL, encoded by the coding sequence GTGAACAACAATCAAAATATATTACTTGCTTTTTACGGCGATGATTTCACCGGTAGTACCGATGCACTGGAATTTATTACACGTGCCGGTGCAAAGGCTGTGTTGTTCATTGAGCCACCAACAACAGAACAGTTGCAACAGTTTCCGCAAATGGATGTAATTGGTGTAGCAGGTAAAACAAGATCATTATCGCCCATGCAAATGAAAGAGATATTGATTCCTGCATTTGAACAGTTGAAAGCAAGCAGCGCAAAGCATGTGCATTATAAAGTATGCTCTACATTTGATTCATCGCCTGCGGTTGGGAGTATTGGTCAAGCGATTGATTGTGGTGCTGAAGTGTTCCAGAATAAACTGATACCGATGTTGGGTGGTGCGCCATCGCTTGGAAGATATTGTGTGTTCGGGAATTTGTTTGCAAGGATGGGTATTGGCAGCAATGGAAATATTTATCGGTTGGATCGTCATCCATCGATGAGTAAACATCCGGTAACACCGGCTGATGAAAGTGATTTACGATTGCATATTGGTAAGCAAACGAATAAAACAATAGGATTGATCGATATTACACACATTGAACAACCAATAAAACGATGGGCTGAATCAATAAGAGATGAAGAAGTTGTATTGGTTGACGTAATGGATGAATTACAATTGATCAAGATCGGAGAGTGGATGGCGCAACTTGAAGAAAATAAAACATTGTTCAGTGTAGGTGGCTCAAGCGTGGAGGCGGCATTAGGCAATTACTGGAATGAAAAGAAAATATTGAATCCTGAAACGCAATGGAAACATCCGGGTAAAGCAGAATCATTATTGGTGATATCAGGAAGTTGCTCACCTGTTACTGCTGCACAAATTGAATTGGCCAAGGCAAATGGTTTTGCAGAAGTGGTGCTGGATGCAGTGAGAATTGTAAATGAGAACACAGTTGATGCTGCAATAGGAGGCCATGTAGCGATGTTGTTGCAGGAGCAGAAGAAAGTTATTGTTCATACAGGTGCAAAAGAACTGGAGAATCTATCATCTGAGAAATTGGGTACTGCATTGGGAAGCATTGCAAAGCAAGCAGTGATGCATACAAATGTGAAACGTGTGGTATTGGCCGGTGGCGATACAAGCAGTTATGCAGCGAGGGCAATGGAGATTGATGCGGTTGAAATGATTGCTCCATTGGTGAGCGGTGCACCGTTGTGCAAAGCTTATTCGAAAAATGAAAAGATAAATGGACTGGAAGTGAATTTTAAAGGCGGTCAGGTTGGTGCAGAGAATTATTTTGGAGTGTTGTTGAATGGTGAGCTATAA
- a CDS encoding aspartate/glutamate racemase family protein — MSQKTLGLVHTSATLVPLFADLCKKYLPNVKVFNIVDDSLIKNTIARNELTPDTSKRVVNYAASAQEAGADFILFTCSSIGPAVETATTLTGVPVLRVDQPMADKAVATGKKIGVVATLSTTLNPTSDLVRRRAAVAGKEIELKSVLCEGAFEALMSGDAATHDKKVGDALKQLANEVDVIVLAQASMARVVDTLTEAEKKVPILASPPIAMEYLATIIK; from the coding sequence ATGTCACAAAAAACATTAGGATTGGTTCATACATCGGCAACGTTGGTGCCTTTGTTTGCAGACTTGTGTAAAAAATATTTGCCAAACGTAAAAGTATTCAACATTGTAGACGACAGTTTGATCAAGAATACCATTGCACGTAATGAACTTACTCCCGACACTTCGAAACGGGTAGTGAACTATGCAGCATCAGCACAGGAAGCAGGCGCAGATTTTATTTTATTCACCTGTTCATCAATCGGGCCTGCAGTTGAAACAGCAACAACATTAACAGGAGTGCCTGTTTTGCGGGTAGATCAACCAATGGCCGACAAAGCTGTTGCAACAGGAAAGAAGATCGGCGTGGTAGCAACATTATCAACAACATTAAATCCTACAAGCGATTTGGTGAGAAGAAGAGCGGCTGTTGCAGGAAAAGAAATTGAATTGAAATCAGTTTTATGCGAAGGTGCATTTGAAGCATTGATGAGCGGCGATGCAGCAACACACGATAAGAAAGTAGGTGATGCGTTAAAACAATTAGCCAACGAAGTGGATGTGATCGTGTTGGCGCAGGCAAGCATGGCAAGAGTGGTGGATACATTGACGGAAGCAGAAAAGAAAGTGCCGATATTGGCAAGTCCGCCGATTGCAATGGAATACTTGGCAACAATTATAAAATAA